Genomic segment of Candidatus Chlorohelix allophototropha:
TAAAGACCCGACCCGGATGTGCACTGAGAGTTACCAACAGGGCAAACTCGCGAGCAGTAAGTGAGATTACTTCTTCTTGTCGCCTAACCTCATGCCTCAATTCATCTATGACCAAATCTCCTAACTTGTGAGGGGGAGTAACTTCAGGCTGTGACAATCCAGCAGCGCCACTGCGGGGTCGCCTTAACATCGCCTTCACTCTGGCTACCAGTTCGCGCGGGCTGAAGGGTTTGGTAAGGTAGTCGTCTGCTCCTACCGATAGCCCCACTATTTTATCTATTTCTTCGGTTTTAGCGGTAAGAATTATGACATAGGCATCAGAGAACTGGCGAAGTTGGCGGCAAACCTCAATTCCATCTAAGCCCGGTAGCATCAAATCCAGCACCACCAAATCAGGGGGATTAGCACGCGCCAGTTCCAACGCTGCTAGTTCGTCAAAGGCGGTCAATACCTCATAGCCTTCCCGCAGCAAGTAACTTTGCACCAGTTCCACCAAGTTTGTCTCATCGTCCACCACCAGCACTTTGGTCATTATCTTCTTCTCTCAGCTTTGGTTATTATGATCTAACTACGGGTACTTTTATTATAGCTGAACTGAAATGAGAAAAGGCTGGCAACCTGTGGCTACCAGACCTTTCCTTACTATTTAATCCGTTCTATTTGTTGTAAAGTTCCAACTCTTTCAAGTGCATATTCAGCGAGGCGCTTTGCAATTGGGTAAAGACCCTAGTTAACTCCGGTTCGCTGACCTGTTTCAGCAAAGTGTCGTACAGCGCAGCATCGTCCTTTTCAAGCTGAATGGCGGCGTTAAAGGCTTCACTCAAGGTAGCTGGCGCAGTAACCTTACCCGCCCAACTATCCGCCGGAACTGCCAACCCATGGTTGGTGAACTGGCGAGCCAAGACTGTTACATGCTGGTTTTCCGAATTAACAATATTGGAAAAAGGTAGCACCTGACCGAATTTGGCTAGGATGGCTTGATAGGTAGCGCGAGCAAGGTATTCTTCCTGAATTGCCTGATTTAGCGCATTTACGCTTTGCTCACTTAGTACGGTAGCATAAGCGCCCGTACCTTGCTGACCCATTCCGTTCCGAGCGCCACCAGCGCCGCGCATCTGTCCCATTCCCTGATTCATTCCCATGCCTGTACCGGGTTGCATTCCATAACCGCCCCCGTTTTGCGCTCCCGGCGTGGTAGTACCAGTACCGTTACCCCTGCCGCCCGATCCGTAAGCTTGCGCATCGGACGGAACCACTGCAGCAAATAGCCCAACTAATAGGGCGACTATCAATCCCAATCCCATAAACCATTTCGCTTTCATTTTTAATCCTCTTTCTGATTTAACTTGCTTTTTTTATCTCTTTCGGGGTCATCCCCGTCCTTACAACTGTATTATGGCTGGGAAAGGTCAAGTAAACGGTGGCTTTTAGATCAAGAATTGGTCAAGAAAAGACCAACTCTTTATTTAAACTTACTTCATAGTTCCCATAATTATTCCTCAGAACGTGTTTTAAATGGAGAAGCTAGGGCTATGACAACACTAATAAAAAAAAGCCTGCCCCAGCAATTTGACCGAAGCAAAATGGCAAATCATTTACCGCCACCTTGTCCAATCGGGCGCAAACCAAAAAATGGTCAATCCCTTCAAGGGATTGACCATTTCATCGTAGCGACCAGCTAATGGAGCAGTAGCTCGTTATCCGGCTGCCGGGAACAAGCGGTTCATAGGTATAACCTGCTTGTTCTGGCTGGGGCTAGCCCAAGACAGTTTTGCTACTGCCCCACCAGTGTTCTCGAAATACTCCATACGGATGTAATATTTTTGTCCGGCGGTAAGCTGGATAGTCCCACTATTCTGAACAGAAGCGTGATTAGTCCAGTTATCTACCAGCAATTGTCCGTTTACCCACAGCCTCACCCCATCATCAGATTGAGTGTAGAAAGTGTATGTTTCGGAGAATTGCGGTAGAACCTGACCCGACCAGCGCACGGAAAATGTATCTGCCCCGAGGGAAGGGTCTGGTGAGCTACTACCCCAATTAAAGTTAACGGTTTTGTCAACACGGGTTAGCTTAAGGTTTGTAAAATCGATATTGTCGAAATACTCCCCTTTAAGACCTGTACCAACCGTCCCACCCACAGTTGGAACTGGAGTAGGCGTACTAGTCACAGGTGGGGTATTGCCAACCGCAATTGTCCCGACATCGTTAAAGCTGACTTGACCGCTCCAACCCGGTAAAAAGAGACCTACCTTAATTATACACTGTGCGGCAGCGTGACTTGAAGGTACGTTCCAAGTATCGGTATATGAGAGAGTCTGACCTGCGCTAAAATTTTGTGAGTCCCGGTAATTCTGGAAATCCTTAGTCCAGTTTACGTTATTGGAAGAGCAATATATTTCGGTATCTACCAACCACTTAGCAGCGCTACTCCCGGCTTTTACATTGGTAGTAATATTCACTGATTGACCAGGACTAACGGTCGTTTTAGAAGTAGTTACCGAAGTAGAGATACCTTGCCCACCCGTAGTAGGTGTAGCAGTTGCGGTTGGGATAGGTGTGTTAGTGATAGGAGTAGACGTAGCAGTTGCTACAGGCGCAGTGGCTGTAGGAGTTGCTGTAGCACTGGCAGTAGCGGTTGGTATTGCTGTAGCAGTTGCTGTAGGTGTAGGCGTTGAAATTACATTACCGCTCGTCAGAATAATAGCAGTAGTGGAATACGCCGGGAAAGTATAGTTCAGCGAAGAACCTGATACCGCCAGAGCCACCGG
This window contains:
- a CDS encoding response regulator transcription factor; translation: MTKVLVVDDETNLVELVQSYLLREGYEVLTAFDELAALELARANPPDLVVLDLMLPGLDGIEVCRQLRQFSDAYVIILTAKTEEIDKIVGLSVGADDYLTKPFSPRELVARVKAMLRRPRSGAAGLSQPEVTPPHKLGDLVIDELRHEVRRQEEVISLTAREFALLVTLSAHPGRVFTRVQLLERVWGDEYYDDHVVDVHIANLRKKLETEPDSLQYIETVRGVGYRFEVRDIK
- a CDS encoding ferritin-like domain-containing protein — encoded protein: MKAKWFMGLGLIVALLVGLFAAVVPSDAQAYGSGGRGNGTGTTTPGAQNGGGYGMQPGTGMGMNQGMGQMRGAGGARNGMGQQGTGAYATVLSEQSVNALNQAIQEEYLARATYQAILAKFGQVLPFSNIVNSENQHVTVLARQFTNHGLAVPADSWAGKVTAPATLSEAFNAAIQLEKDDAALYDTLLKQVSEPELTRVFTQLQSASLNMHLKELELYNK